In one Saccharibacillus brassicae genomic region, the following are encoded:
- a CDS encoding extracellular solute-binding protein, whose protein sequence is MKRKNHLVLFGVLLLALINLSPSLPETSDSGPQPRAGTGSAALGGGQSERPLRDIEVYTMMASEEFEALQSVNAEYERRSGTVVTLVNVAPGQAYKTYREAYASGREPDVLMLDGAWVADFASAGRLLPADLYEAGVAAAADSLPLPAASVEWNGYRWAVPLDLDPYGAVWDPKRFEQTSGELPQTAADWEAWASPAAGGKSSAGRAADPASALGLPSGDVRAFAALIALWTEPDTEAAGLKRSLNLAGTLRGRTYLSGMSAQEGRPAATLREKVDARELGLAVDRLSKLGAEDSETSRLRPLAFAARTAALRCFGITADTERSREASLWISYVTGREAQSDWYVSTGHLPVLRAIYDEPGSAQLVRWLPDPQAGRPASAAGAAADPKTAAARESLWSRSLDRFYQGELSVEGFSASLRP, encoded by the coding sequence TTGAAGCGAAAAAATCATCTCGTGCTGTTCGGCGTACTGCTGCTTGCCCTGATCAATTTGTCGCCTTCTCTGCCCGAAACTTCCGATTCCGGCCCGCAGCCGCGTGCGGGCACCGGATCGGCAGCGCTTGGAGGCGGCCAGTCCGAACGGCCGCTGCGCGATATCGAAGTGTACACGATGATGGCTTCGGAAGAATTCGAAGCGCTCCAGTCGGTCAATGCGGAATACGAACGTCGTTCGGGAACGGTCGTTACGCTCGTGAACGTGGCGCCGGGACAGGCTTACAAAACGTACCGCGAAGCGTACGCGTCCGGACGGGAACCGGACGTCTTGATGCTCGACGGAGCGTGGGTGGCGGACTTCGCTTCCGCCGGCCGGCTGCTGCCCGCCGATCTGTACGAAGCGGGCGTGGCCGCCGCCGCGGATTCGCTGCCGCTGCCGGCGGCTTCGGTCGAATGGAACGGCTACCGCTGGGCCGTGCCGCTCGACCTCGATCCGTACGGGGCCGTCTGGGACCCGAAGCGGTTCGAGCAGACTTCCGGCGAGCTGCCGCAGACTGCCGCAGACTGGGAAGCGTGGGCTTCGCCGGCGGCCGGCGGCAAATCGTCGGCAGGCCGCGCCGCCGATCCCGCCTCGGCGCTCGGCCTGCCGTCCGGCGACGTTCGGGCTTTTGCGGCCTTGATCGCGCTGTGGACCGAACCGGATACCGAAGCGGCCGGATTGAAGCGTTCGCTGAACTTGGCCGGCACGCTGCGCGGTCGGACCTACCTGTCCGGAATGTCCGCCCAGGAAGGACGACCGGCCGCGACGCTGCGCGAAAAGGTCGACGCCCGCGAACTGGGGCTCGCGGTCGACCGACTGTCCAAACTTGGGGCCGAAGACTCGGAGACTTCCCGGCTTCGCCCGCTCGCTTTCGCCGCGCGTACAGCGGCGCTGCGCTGTTTCGGCATTACGGCCGACACGGAGCGCTCGCGCGAGGCTTCTCTCTGGATCTCGTATGTGACCGGCCGGGAAGCGCAGAGCGACTGGTACGTCTCCACGGGACATCTGCCCGTCCTGCGCGCAATCTACGACGAGCCGGGCAGCGCGCAGCTGGTACGCTGGCTGCCCGATCCGCAGGCCGGTCGTCCGGCGTCCGCGGCCGGCGCGGCAGCCGATCCCAAGACGGCCGCGGCCCGCGAAAGCCTGTGGAGCCGGTCGCTGGACCGGTTCTACCAGGGAGAGTTGAGCGTCGAAGGGTTTTCCGCTTCTTTGCGGCCTTAG
- a CDS encoding PhoH family protein produces the protein MKKLFVLDTNVLLHDPRSIFSFQEHEVVIPATVLEEIDSKKRLADEIGRNARSVSRELDALRERGHLHDGVTLESGGTLRVELNHRSFQSMQDKFGEMTNDNRILAVALNYHNEQQNLPDSEARPVIMVSKDVLVRVKADVLGVLAQDYMTDRAADPDSLYAGYVTLQVPEEIVDRFYRDKYVFVSEVGGAAERLYPNEFAILKDEAGGKSALVKLNAEANRLDPLFQGHDPVWGIGARNAQQRMALELLLSDDIPLVTITGKAGTGKTLLALAAALMKVEDERKYKKLLVARPVVPMGKDIGYLPGEKEEKLRPWMQPIYDNLEFLFDTKSAGDIDKILMGLGSIQVEALTYIRGRSIPSQFIIIDEAQNLSRHEVKTIISRAGEGSKMVLVGDPEQIDHPYLDAASNGLTYVVEQFKTQKLAGHIHLEKGERSKLAQLAADLL, from the coding sequence GTGAAAAAGCTTTTTGTTCTCGATACCAACGTTCTGCTGCATGATCCGCGCTCCATTTTTTCGTTCCAGGAACATGAAGTGGTGATTCCGGCTACGGTGCTGGAAGAAATCGATTCGAAAAAAAGGCTGGCCGACGAGATCGGACGCAATGCCCGAAGCGTATCGCGGGAATTGGACGCCCTGCGGGAACGGGGGCATCTGCATGACGGAGTCACGCTCGAATCGGGCGGCACACTCCGGGTTGAACTCAATCATCGCAGCTTCCAGAGCATGCAGGACAAGTTCGGCGAGATGACGAACGACAATCGCATCCTGGCCGTTGCGCTTAATTATCATAACGAACAACAAAATTTGCCCGACAGCGAAGCGCGGCCGGTGATCATGGTCAGCAAAGACGTGCTCGTTCGCGTCAAAGCCGACGTGCTCGGCGTGCTCGCGCAGGATTACATGACGGACCGGGCCGCCGATCCCGACTCGCTCTATGCCGGTTACGTGACGCTGCAGGTGCCGGAAGAGATCGTGGACCGTTTTTACCGCGACAAGTACGTGTTCGTCTCCGAAGTCGGTGGGGCGGCGGAGCGGCTCTACCCGAACGAGTTTGCGATTCTCAAAGACGAAGCCGGCGGCAAATCGGCGCTCGTGAAGCTGAATGCCGAAGCGAACCGGCTGGACCCGCTGTTTCAGGGACATGATCCGGTCTGGGGCATCGGAGCCCGCAACGCCCAGCAGCGCATGGCGCTCGAACTGCTGCTGTCGGACGATATTCCGCTCGTGACGATTACCGGCAAAGCGGGCACGGGCAAGACGCTGCTGGCGCTCGCCGCGGCCCTGATGAAAGTCGAAGACGAACGCAAGTACAAAAAGCTGCTCGTCGCGCGGCCGGTCGTGCCGATGGGCAAAGATATCGGCTACCTGCCCGGCGAGAAGGAAGAAAAGCTGCGTCCGTGGATGCAGCCGATCTACGATAACCTGGAGTTTTTGTTCGATACGAAAAGTGCGGGCGATATCGACAAGATTCTGATGGGACTCGGCAGTATTCAGGTCGAAGCGCTGACCTATATTCGCGGCCGCTCTATTCCTTCGCAGTTCATCATTATCGACGAAGCGCAGAATTTGTCCCGCCACGAAGTAAAAACGATCATCTCGCGCGCCGGGGAAGGCAGCAAGATGGTGCTCGTCGGCGACCCGGAACAGATCGACCATCCGTATCTGGACGCGGCAAGCAACGGGCTGACCTACGTCGTGGAACAATTCAAGACGCAGAAGTTGGCCGGCCATATCCATCTAGAAAAAGGGGAACGGTCGAAACTTGCGCAGCTGGCGGCGGATCTGCTGTAG
- a CDS encoding pyridoxamine 5'-phosphate oxidase family protein: protein MSEAVTQLTETLFTQLQGETFALLATVDAETQGPTSTAISWVYAVNPGTLRFVVDHRSRLVRNILANPQVTLTVFGGEKVYAVNGTAVVAQDPLQDVPFKMCCFDVEVEAVRNALFYGAHLSSPPVYTRMLDLRAAETLDGQVMSAMKKA, encoded by the coding sequence ATGTCCGAAGCCGTTACGCAATTGACCGAGACCCTCTTCACGCAGCTGCAGGGCGAGACTTTCGCCTTGTTGGCCACCGTCGATGCCGAGACACAAGGTCCGACTTCAACGGCGATTTCCTGGGTTTATGCCGTCAATCCGGGCACGCTCCGGTTTGTGGTGGACCATCGTTCGCGCCTGGTCCGCAATATCCTGGCCAACCCGCAGGTGACCCTCACCGTGTTCGGGGGCGAGAAAGTGTACGCCGTCAACGGAACCGCGGTCGTCGCGCAGGACCCGCTGCAGGACGTACCGTTCAAAATGTGCTGTTTCGACGTCGAAGTCGAAGCGGTGCGCAACGCTCTTTTTTACGGAGCGCATCTGTCTTCGCCTCCCGTCTATACCCGTATGCTCGACCTGCGCGCCGCCGAAACGCTGGACGGACAGGTCATGAGCGCCATGAAAAAAGCCTAG
- a CDS encoding LCP family protein, whose translation MSSTQGGGLPPRSNAARGAKPAEAPPVRRSAGGSGGSGGNGGGRRPAGQKKKSGAKRFWTFFVIFLILLIAAAGLYFAWVYQKSQSIGTGGEPAKPADTQPIAMALLGTDFRTETGSHLTDVVMVAALNPNTDTATVVSLPRDTRIELEGYKVRKVNAYYPAFLAQEKKGEGEAKEAMQRMLGKYFDIPLDYVTVVNFESLRDIVDALGGIEVDVTMDMCYKDTADGTNIDLTAGLQKLDGKSALDYVRYRKTNCTPPTAPSDDFSRNQRQQQVIGAIMDKVQSFNALTKSGSLIDAVAHNTETDLENKQILNLVRTYWDIPKENIRFPKVSGTWNSPFVYINDGELSAAKQALKDELAGNHRAAAAEASP comes from the coding sequence ATGAGCAGTACACAAGGAGGCGGCCTTCCGCCGCGTTCCAACGCAGCCCGCGGCGCCAAGCCCGCGGAAGCGCCGCCGGTCCGCCGCAGCGCCGGAGGTTCCGGCGGCAGCGGAGGTAACGGCGGCGGACGCCGGCCCGCAGGCCAAAAGAAAAAAAGCGGCGCCAAGCGCTTCTGGACGTTCTTCGTCATTTTCCTGATTCTGTTGATCGCCGCGGCCGGATTGTATTTCGCCTGGGTGTATCAGAAATCGCAGTCGATCGGCACGGGCGGCGAACCGGCCAAGCCCGCCGATACGCAGCCGATCGCGATGGCGCTGCTCGGCACCGATTTTCGGACGGAGACCGGTTCCCACCTCACCGACGTCGTGATGGTGGCGGCGCTGAATCCGAATACCGACACCGCGACCGTCGTATCGCTGCCCCGCGATACGCGGATCGAACTCGAAGGCTACAAAGTCCGCAAAGTCAACGCCTACTACCCCGCTTTCCTGGCGCAGGAAAAGAAGGGAGAAGGCGAAGCCAAAGAAGCGATGCAGCGGATGCTCGGCAAATATTTCGACATTCCGCTCGACTACGTGACGGTCGTCAACTTCGAGAGCCTGCGCGACATCGTCGACGCCCTCGGAGGCATCGAAGTCGACGTGACGATGGACATGTGCTACAAAGATACGGCGGACGGCACGAACATCGATCTTACAGCCGGCCTGCAGAAGCTGGACGGCAAAAGCGCGCTCGATTACGTGCGCTACCGCAAAACGAACTGCACGCCGCCGACGGCACCGTCGGACGACTTCAGCCGCAACCAGCGCCAGCAGCAGGTTATCGGCGCGATCATGGACAAGGTGCAGTCGTTCAACGCGCTGACCAAATCCGGTTCGTTGATCGACGCGGTAGCGCACAATACGGAGACCGATCTGGAGAACAAGCAGATTCTCAATCTGGTTAGAACGTATTGGGATATCCCCAAAGAGAATATCCGTTTCCCGAAAGTGTCCGGCACGTGGAACAGTCCGTTCGTGTACATTAACGACGGCGAGCTGTCCGCCGCCAAGCAGGCGCTCAAAGACGAGCTCGCCGGCAATCACCGCGCGGCCGCGGCCGAAGCTTCGCCTTGA